The Vitis riparia cultivar Riparia Gloire de Montpellier isolate 1030 chromosome 3, EGFV_Vit.rip_1.0, whole genome shotgun sequence genome includes a region encoding these proteins:
- the LOC117910859 gene encoding LOW QUALITY PROTEIN: allene oxide synthase 3-like (The sequence of the model RefSeq protein was modified relative to this genomic sequence to represent the inferred CDS: deleted 1 base in 1 codon) encodes MSSSSSSLPLNFVNSSSSSKLPLRSIPGDCGSPFFGPIKDRFDYFYNEGRDQFFRTRLQKYQSTVFRANMPPGPFMAFNPNVVVLLDAISFPILFDTSRIEKRNVLDGTYMPSTAFTGGYRVCAYLDPSEPNHALLKRLFTSSLAARHHNFIPVFRSCLTELFTTLEDDVSTKGKADFNGISDNMSFNFVFKLFCDKHPSETKLGSNGPNLVTKWLFLQLAPLITLGLSMLPNVVEDLLLHTFPLPSLFVKSDYKKLYHAFYAYASSILDEAESMGIKRDEACHNLVFLAGFNACGGMKTLFPALIKWVGLAGEKLHGQLADEIRSIVKAEGGVTFAALDKMDLTKSVVYEALRIEPPVPFQYGKAKEDMVIHSHDAAFEIKKGEMIFGYQPFATKDPKVFDNPEEFVAHRFMGDGEKMLEYVYWSNGRESDDPTVENKQCPGKDLVVLLSRVMLVEFFLHYDTFDIEYGTLLLGSSVTFKSLTKQPTFDHKSIKHVS; translated from the exons AtgtcctcttcttcttcctctcttcCCCTCAATTTCGTCAactcatcttcatcatcaaaaCTTCCACTGCGATCCATCCCGGGTGATTGTGGCTCACCCTTCTTTGGGCCCATTAAGGATCGTTTCGACTACTTCTACAATGAAGGCCGTGACCAGTTCTTCAGAACTCGCCTGCAGAAATATCAATCCACGGTCTTCAGAGCCAACATGCCACCCGGCCCTTTCATGGCTTTCAACCCTAATGTCGTTGTCCTCCTCGACGCCATCAGCTTTCCCATCCTTTTCGATACCTCCAGAATTGAAAAGAGAAATGTCCTCGACGGCACATACATGCCCTCCACCGCCTTCACCGGTGGCTACCGTGTCTGTGCATATCTCGACCCTTCCGAGCCCAACCACGCCCTTCTCAAACGCTTGTTCACGTCCTCGCTCGCAGCTCGACACCATAACTTCATTCCTGTGTTTCGTAGCTGCTTAACAGAGCTCTTCACCACCCTCGAAGACGATGTTTCCACAAAAGGGAAAGCCGATTTCAATGGCATATCTGATAACATGTCTTTCAACTTCGTCTTCAAACTCTTCTGTGATAAGCATCCCTCCGAGACCAAACTC GGATCAAATGGACCCAATCTTGTTACAAAATGGTTGTTCCTCCAACTCGCACCTCTCATCACGCTTGGATTGTCCATGTTACCAAACGTTGTAGAAGATTTACTTCTACACACCTTTCCCTTACCCTCATTATTCGTAAAATCCGATTATAAGAAGCTTTACCACGCTTTTTACGCATATGCGTCCTCGATATTGGATGAAGCTGAGAGCATGGGGATCAAGAGAGATGAAGCTTGCCATAACCTTGTGTTTCTCGCTGGTTTCAACGCATGCGGTGGTATGAAGACCCTGTTTCCTGCTTTGATCAAGTGGGTTGGCTTAGCCGGAGAGAAATTACACGGCCAGTTGGCTGATGAGATCAGGAGCATCGTTAAGGCTGAGGGAGGAGTGACATTTGCGGCGTTGGACAAAATGGATTTGACTAAATCGGTTGTGTACGAGGCTCTGAGGATTGAACCTCCGGTTCCATTCCAGTACGGGAAGGCCAAGGAGGATATGGTGATCCACAGCCATGACGCTGCATTTGAGATCAAGAAAGGGGAGATGATATTCGGATATCAGCCATTTGCCACCAAGGATCCCAAGGTTTTCGACAATCCTGAGGAGTTTGTGGCCCATAGGTTCATGGGCGATGGAGAGAAAATGCTCGAGTACGTGTATTGGTCTAATGGACGCGAGTCAGATGATCCAACGGTGGAGAACAAACAGTGTCCGGGAAAGGATCTGGTGGTCCTGCTGTCCAGGGTAATGCTGGTGGAGTTTTTCCTCCATTACGACACGTTCGACATTGAGTATGGAACCTTGCTGTTGGGATCATCAGTGACGTTCAAGTCGTTGACCAAGCAACCTACATTTGATCACAAGTCAATTAAGCACGTATCGTAG